One region of Halohasta litchfieldiae genomic DNA includes:
- a CDS encoding 1,4-dihydroxy-2-naphthoate polyprenyltransferase translates to MSGTELSQTRAWVLAARPQTLPAAAAPVVVGAGLAWHDGIFALLPTLAAFVGAALIQIGTNFANDYYDAIQGADTDAREGFTRVTQSGLIAPKSVKRAMYLTFAAAIGVGSYLVYVGGLPILVIGLLSVLSGIAYTGGPYPLGYHGLGDLFVFVFFGVIAVMGTYYVQATAVLAAPLSTTIPPNTITWTAFLASLPVAALSTNILVVNNIRDRKEDATTGKHTLAVRFGYRFSRLQFAGLATLAYLIPVWLWLAEGFGSTVLLPLLTIPISGQVTRTVWNQTAGTALNPALETAGKLLAAYSLLFGLGLAF, encoded by the coding sequence ATGAGCGGGACGGAACTCTCACAAACCCGTGCGTGGGTGCTGGCAGCCAGACCTCAGACGCTGCCAGCGGCCGCGGCACCCGTCGTCGTCGGTGCTGGGCTCGCGTGGCACGACGGCATCTTCGCACTGTTGCCGACGCTGGCGGCGTTCGTCGGCGCGGCACTCATCCAGATCGGCACTAACTTCGCCAACGACTACTACGACGCCATACAGGGCGCGGATACCGACGCCCGCGAAGGGTTCACCCGCGTCACCCAGTCGGGGCTGATCGCACCCAAGAGCGTCAAACGGGCGATGTACCTTACGTTCGCCGCCGCCATCGGCGTCGGCAGCTACCTCGTCTACGTCGGTGGCCTCCCCATCTTGGTTATTGGCCTCCTATCAGTTCTTTCAGGCATCGCCTACACCGGCGGTCCCTACCCGCTGGGCTACCACGGACTCGGCGATCTGTTCGTCTTCGTCTTCTTCGGCGTGATCGCCGTCATGGGGACCTATTATGTACAGGCTACTGCCGTTCTCGCTGCGCCACTGTCGACCACAATCCCTCCAAATACGATCACGTGGACGGCGTTTCTCGCTAGCCTGCCGGTGGCGGCCCTGTCGACGAACATTCTGGTCGTCAATAACATCCGTGATCGGAAGGAGGACGCCACGACCGGCAAACACACTCTCGCAGTTCGGTTCGGCTACCGGTTCAGTCGACTCCAGTTTGCCGGGCTTGCAACGCTTGCTTACCTGATCCCGGTTTGGCTCTGGCTGGCCGAAGGCTTTGGGTCGACAGTACTGCTCCCACTGCTTACGATCCCGATTTCGGGACAGGTCACACGGACGGTCTGGAACCAGACCGCTGGCACGGCACTCAATCCGGCGCTCGAAACGGCAGGGAAACTGCTGGCGGCCTACTCGCTGCTGTTCGGGCTCGGGTTGGCATTCTAA